In Brienomyrus brachyistius isolate T26 unplaced genomic scaffold, BBRACH_0.4 scaffold102, whole genome shotgun sequence, one genomic interval encodes:
- the LOC125727549 gene encoding malate dehydrogenase, mitochondrial-like, which yields MFSRIARSAVSIARSFCSSSQSNTKVTVLGASGGIGQPLSLLLKKSPLVSQLSLYDVVHTLGVAADLSHIETRAQVTGYVGPEQLPQALKGSEVVVIPAGVPRKPGMTRDDLFGTNASIVATLVDACARNCPEAMICLITNPVNSTVPIASEILRKHGVYNPKRVFGVTTLDIVRANTFVAELTGLNPAHVNVPVVGGHAGKTIIPVLSRCTPKVEFSVDTLANLTRRIQDAGTEVVKAKAGAGSATLSMAYAGARFAVSLLDAMNGKEGVIECAFVRSEEGECTYFSTPLLLGRHGVERNLGLGKLSALETKLVAEALDELKASIKKGEDFASAPTL from the coding sequence ATTGCTCGCAGCTTCTGCAGCTCTTCCCAGAGCAATACAAAGGTGACAGTGTTGGGTGCATCTGGGGGCATCGGCCAGCCCCTGTCACTGCTGCTTAAGAAGAGTCCACTGGTCAGCCAGCTCTCGCTTTATGACGTTGTCCACACCCTCGGAGTGGCTGCAGACCTCAGtcacattgagaccagggcccaggtcactggctacgtcggccctgaacaactcccgcaagctctgaaggggagtgaAGTTGTCGTCATTCCTGCTGGagtgcccaggaagcccgggATGACACGGGATGACCTCTTCGGAACcaacgcctccatcgtggccaccctggTTGATGCCTGTGCCCGCAACTGCCCTGAAGCTATGATTTGTCTAATCACCAACCCGGTAAACTCCACTGTTCCCATAGCTTCAGAGATTCTTAGGaagcatggagtttacaacccTAAGCGGGTCTTTGGTGTGACGACGCTAGACATCGTCAGGGCTAACACCTTCGTGGCCGAACTCACGGGACTGAATCCTGCTCATGTCAACGTCCCTGTAGTTGGTGGCCATGCGGGCAAGACCATAATTCCGGTCTTATCTCGGTGCACTCCCAAAGTGGAGTTCAGTGTGGATACTCTCGCTAACCTCACGAGGCGTATCCAAGACGCAGGCACTGAGGTGGTGAAGGCGAAGGCTGGGGCAggctctgccaccctctccaTGGCGTATGCAGGGGCTAGGTTCGCCGTGTCTCtgctggatgccatgaatggcaAAGAAGGGGTCATCGAATGTGCATTCGTCAGGTCAGAGGAAGGCGAATGCACATAtttctccacccctctcctcctcggcaGACACGGAGTGGAAAGAAACCTGGGCCTTGGCAAGCTCTCCGCCTTGGAGACCAAGCTGGTGGCGGAAGCACTGGACGAGCTGAAGGCCTCCATTAAGAAGGGGGAGGACTTTGCGAGTGCGCCAAcactttaa